In the genome of Phlebotomus papatasi isolate M1 chromosome 2, Ppap_2.1, whole genome shotgun sequence, one region contains:
- the LOC129800305 gene encoding zinc finger protein 236-like: protein METSRGSDDSREIVVQASIFMPDAAESGDELDEEIPAVMFSCQYCEKYFKTMEAYEIHSQMHVDRNLRKCDYCENWYHTEDQLEIHLRDHLDMKPFFCRVCGDRFTNEHCLEHHLQLHGGIKLFRCIFCFEMFSVLELLNAHLVLHAPPSVYKFQRAAEEAPKATTAPEPQRECQKIPPILPVICEVEPPSPPDTTAKRLISKLPKLMPKDPPRKPAKASGISKTAKSPPKTAISPTKDPPNSSSRSSPTTSTPEPARTVPGGPQVSQCKNCGVCFSSGRKLRVHMRQSRRNKSMCRAKR from the coding sequence ATGGAGACCTCCCGCGGAAGCGATGATTCCCGCGAAATAGTCGTTCAGGCATCAATTTTTATGCCAGATGCCGCCGAGTCTGGGGATGAGTTGGATGAAGAAATCCCCGCCGTGATGTTCAGCTGCCAGTACTGCGAGAAATACTTTAAGACAATGGAAGCATACGAGATTCACTCTCAGATGCACGTAGACAGGAATCTCAGGAAGTGTGACTACTGTGAAAATTGGTATCATACTGAGGATCAATTGGAGATTCATCTGAGGGATCATCTGGACATGAAACCTTTTTTCTGTCGCGTCTGTGGTGATAGATTTACAAATGAACATTGCCTGGAGCATCATTTGCAACTCCATGGAGGCATTAAGCTCTTCCGGTGCATCTTCTGCTTTGAGATGTTTAGTGTTCTTGAACTTCTCAATGCCCATCTTGTTCTGCATGCCCCGCCCAGTGTCTACAAATTCCAGAGAGCTGCCGAAGAAGCCCCAAAGGCTACCACAGCTCCAGAACCACAGAGAGAATGCCAGAAAATTCCTCCTATACTCCCAGTGATCTGTGAAGTGGAGCCCCCATCACCTCCAGACACCACCGCCAAGAGACTAATTTCAAAGCTCCCAAAATTGATGCCCAAGGATCCACCCAGGAAGCCTGCAAAGGCTTCCGGAATCTCCAAGACGGCAAAAAGTCCACCAAAAACAGCCATTTCACCcacaaaagatcccccaaattCATCTTCGAGGAGCTCCCCGACCACCTCCACTCCCGAACCTGCCAGGACGGTCCCCGGAGGACCCCAGGTGTCTCAGTGCAAAAATTGTGGAGTATGCTTCAGTTCCGGACGCAAATTGCGGGTTCATATGCGTCAGAGTCGCCGCAATAAGAGCATGTGTCGGGCCAAAAGGTGA
- the LOC129803422 gene encoding TNF receptor-associated factor 6-A: MAQSINRSVSAQESNIQEFSKEDHCHLESRYECPICYNWLNEPVLTSCGHRFCGKCIISWLRKENVCPVDKQTLQMESDIFPDNFTRREILQIKKPCPNATYGCLKSISPVEMDAHVLICEFRRRTTAFPCYFARCGCKYTATSEQALESHIRNEMGHHLELLLETFLKTKTLESEARHWEAPAKANGAPSSQSDLMRAMYERIVVLEQKQQEMSVKIDKMREQLAKTCSMAEIQAKYTDGVLVWQIGQFQSKVRAMSANPNIMFYSGEAYTSPHGYKFCARVNISPKVKDYIGLHVHMMQSENDYHLDWPFKGRIRISMIHPKNFSESQTDTIMSKPEILAFHRPTQEGVSPRGFGFLEYASISDIERRGFILRDTLTIKIQINIV, translated from the exons ATGGCACAGTCAATAAACCGAAGTGTTTCAGCACAGGAGAGCAATATCCAG GAATTCTCTAAAGAGGATCACTGTCACTTGGAATCTCGCTATGAATGCCCCATTTGCTACAACTGGCTCAATGAGCCCGTTTTAACATCCTGTGGCCACAGATTCTGTGGAAAATGTATTATTTCATGGTTGAGAAAAGAAAATGTCTGTCCTGTGGACAAACAAACCCTTCAAATGGAGTCTGATATCTTCCCAGACAATTTTACGCGTCGGGAAATATTGCAAATTAAGAAACCTTGTCCTAATGCCACCTACGGATGTCTCAAAAGTATCTCTCCTGTCGAAATGGACGCTCATGTCCTAATCTGTGAATTTCGGCGAAGAACAACAGCCTTTCCTTGCTACTTTGCTCGCTGTGGCTGCAAATATACCGCCACTTCGGAGCAAGCACTCGAATCTCACATCCGTAATGAGATGGGGCATCATCTTGAGCTCCTTCTTGAGACTTTTCTCAAAACAAAAACCCTAGAGTCTGAGGCACGTCACTGGGAAGCTCCGGCAAAGGCTAATGGTGCCCCGAGCAGTCAATCTGATCTCATGCGTGCCATGTACGAGAGGATTGTGGTTCTGGAGCAGAAGCAGCAGGAAATGTCagtgaaaattgacaaaatgcGGGAGCAATTGGCTAAGACCTGCTCAATGGCCGAAATCCAGGCTAAATACACCGATGGTGTTCTCGTGTGGCAAATTGGACAGTTCCAGAGCAAGGTCAGAGCAATGAGTGCCAATCCCAACATTATGTTCTACAGCGGTGAAGCCTACACCTCTCCCCATGGCTATAAGTTCTGCGCGCGAGTCAATATTTCACCAAAAGTCAAAGACTACATTGGACTTCATGTCCATATGATGCAGTCCGAGAATGATTACCATCTTGACTGGCCATTCAAGGGACGCATTCGCATCAGTATGATTCACCCCAA AAACTTCTCCGAGTCACAAACGGATACAATTATGTCTAAACCGGAGATTCTGGCCTTCCACCGACCCACTCAGGAGGGTGTCAGTCCCCGTGGATTCGGATTCTTGGAGTACGCTTCGATTTCGGACATTGAGAGAAGGGGATTCATCCTCCGTGACACACTAACCATCAAAATCCAGATAAATATCGTGTAG
- the LOC129803423 gene encoding U6 snRNA-associated Sm-like protein LSm8: MSSGLESYINNTVSIITSDGRNFVGTLKGFDQTINVILDESHERVFSTTNGIEQVVLGLHIIRGDNIAVIGQIDDSIDSRLDFSSIRGEPLGPVVH, from the coding sequence ATGTCTTCGGGACTGGAATCCTACATAAATAACACGGTGTCAATTATAACCTCTGATGGAAGGAATTTCGTAGGGACGCTAAAAGGCTTTGATCAGACAATCAATGTGATCCTGGATGAGTCCCATGAGAGAGTATTTTCCACAACAAATGGTATAGAGCAGGTGGTGCTGGGACTTCACATCATCCGAGGCGACAATATCGCTGTAATTGGCCAAATAGACGATTCCATTGACAGCCGATTGGACTTCTCATCAATCCGGGGCGAACCCCTTGGTCCTGTTGTCCACTAA
- the LOC129803421 gene encoding prion-like-(Q/N-rich) domain-bearing protein 25: MLLQGGLQENQWCLREDCKCMCHANEEYTFGHDCFEKCINTKYCEHYVQYKRCFCLPNYKRINGVCIPESNCPCPQNEQYWVGNECMDTEGTDVMNCVNSPLYHGCYCKRGHRRIDGECVPYGDFTCDQNEYFTISNTCMEQCFANPIECAQEYAYGLCLCFPGYVRINGFCVPDTNCPCGQNEEYTFSSECIERCEDEQTCKNEYQYKRCTCRDGFKRINGNCVLATVCPCPPNESVINTNDCFETCGTNYLDCATLPIVRRCSCNWGYVRINGVCVERTACGSTCPENEVYGLTNTCYEDCYRNPKDCRNEFSYQRCGCAQNCKRINGTCVPDKYCHCGPHEVYRYGNECYDYCHDDYHKCAAYGTYKGCFCSEGCKRFDGVCKPKACPQYKKDSH, translated from the coding sequence ATGCTTCTGCAAGGAGGGCTACAAGAGAATCAATGGTGTTTGCGTGAAGATTGCAAATGTATGTGCCATGCTAATGAAGAATATACATTTGGACACGATTGTTTTGAAAAATGTATCAATACTAAATACTGCGAACATTATGTTCAGTACAAGAGATGCTTCTGCTTGCCAAATTACAAGAGAATCAATGGTGTTTGCATTCCAGAGTCAAATTGTCCTTGTCCACAAAATGAACAGTATTGGGTAGGGAATGAATGTATGGACACAGAAGGTACCGATGTAATGAATTGCGTCAATTCTCCACTATATCATGGATGCTATTGCAAACGTGGACATAGAAGAATCGATGGTGAATGTGTACCATATGGTGATTTTACATGTGaccaaaatgaatattttacaaTATCCAACACGTGTATGGAACAGTGTTTTGCAAATCCCATTGAATGTGCTCAAGAATATGCCTATGGATTGTGCCTCTGCTTCCCAGGATACGTAAGAATAAATGGTTTCTGTGTTCCGGACACCAATTGTCCATGTGGCCAAAATGAAGAATACACATTCTCCAGTGAATGCATCGAAAGATGTGAAGATGAGCAAACATGCAAGAATGAATATCAATACAAACGCTGTACTTGTCGAGACGGATTCAAAAGGATCAATGGAAATTGTGTATTAGCAACGGTATGTCCATGTCCACCAAATGAATCCGTAATAAATACGAATGACTGCTTTGAAACATGTGGAACAAACTATTTGGATTGCGCTACACTACCAATTGTTCGAAGATGCTCATGCAATTGGGGATACGTAAGGATTAATGGAGTTTGTGTGGAACGAACTGCATGCGGCAGCACCTGTCCTGAAAACGAAGTTTATGGTTTAACGAATACCTGTTACGAAGATTGTTATAGAAACCCTAAGGATTGTCGAAATGAATTCTCATACCAACGTTGTGGATGCGCACAAAACTGCAAAAGAATCAACGGTACATGCGTTCCTGATAAGTACTGTCACTGTGGTCCTCACGAAGTCTACCGTTATGGCAATGAATGTTATGATTACTGCCACGATGATTACCACAAATGTGCTGCATACGGAACTTACAAAGGATGCTTCTGCTCTGAAGGATGCAAGAGATTTGACGGTGTATGCAAACCTAAGGCTTGCCCTCAATACAAAAAGGACAGCCATTAA